From the genome of Fimbriimonadaceae bacterium, one region includes:
- a CDS encoding DUF1800 domain-containing protein → MKLQSEREKIAHLLRRFGLGASEAELDYYGEKGLSGAIDRLFAYESVEEPLKAAPDEVTNDGKIPNIREVQGWWMMKLLTTRRPLQEKITLFWHDHFATSAQKVNQPLMMIDQIDILRQNCLGKFRTLIGSVSKDPAMLFWLDNQYNVKGKPNENFAREVMELFTLGIGNYTEKDILEAARAFTGWTIGVGRTDRQPPANANKPPRRGQFVFRPGQHDSGLKEVLGNKGPFDGDDILNILCDHPQTARYITTKMWEWFAYPEPEKALIDKLSSKFRSSALDIKALVRAIMESPEFYSDKAVRAIYKNPVDFAASAVRQLGVGETLAQNVEKAEPDKMRGAMAPAIGLSGVTKNMGMDLLFPPDVAGWDGGQNWISSATMVERIKLADRLFGTAQGGRGGVNFRYPAMALLASDPTPEGATKKLQSIFDVELSAAKQTELIESARKACNGRITAQNANQTAAAVTRLIFASPEFQMM, encoded by the coding sequence ATGAAGTTGCAAAGCGAGCGGGAGAAAATCGCGCACCTGCTGCGTCGATTTGGGCTAGGCGCAAGCGAGGCCGAGCTCGATTACTACGGCGAAAAGGGACTCTCCGGCGCCATTGACCGCCTCTTTGCGTACGAAAGCGTCGAAGAGCCGCTCAAAGCCGCCCCCGACGAAGTCACCAACGACGGCAAAATCCCCAACATCCGCGAGGTCCAGGGATGGTGGATGATGAAGCTGCTCACCACCCGACGCCCTTTGCAAGAAAAGATTACGCTGTTCTGGCACGATCACTTCGCCACCAGCGCCCAAAAAGTAAACCAGCCGCTGATGATGATCGACCAGATCGACATCCTCCGCCAAAATTGCCTCGGCAAGTTCAGAACCCTCATCGGCTCCGTCAGCAAAGACCCCGCAATGCTGTTCTGGCTGGACAATCAGTACAACGTAAAGGGAAAGCCGAACGAAAACTTTGCGCGCGAGGTCATGGAGCTTTTCACCCTCGGCATCGGCAACTACACCGAGAAAGACATTCTTGAGGCCGCACGCGCCTTCACCGGCTGGACCATAGGCGTTGGTCGCACCGACAGACAGCCCCCCGCAAACGCCAACAAACCCCCGCGCCGAGGCCAGTTCGTCTTTCGACCTGGACAACACGACTCCGGCCTGAAGGAGGTACTCGGCAACAAGGGTCCGTTCGATGGCGACGACATCCTTAATATCCTCTGCGACCACCCCCAAACGGCACGCTACATCACCACCAAAATGTGGGAGTGGTTTGCGTACCCCGAACCAGAGAAAGCCCTCATCGACAAGCTCTCGTCTAAGTTCCGATCCTCAGCCCTCGACATCAAAGCGCTCGTCCGTGCGATCATGGAGTCGCCCGAGTTTTACTCCGACAAGGCCGTTCGCGCGATCTATAAGAACCCCGTCGATTTTGCCGCGTCAGCTGTGCGACAGCTTGGCGTGGGTGAAACGCTGGCCCAAAACGTCGAGAAGGCCGAGCCGGATAAAATGCGCGGAGCGATGGCCCCTGCGATCGGGCTCAGCGGCGTCACCAAGAACATGGGAATGGATCTCCTGTTCCCGCCCGACGTAGCCGGTTGGGATGGTGGCCAAAACTGGATTAGCTCCGCAACAATGGTAGAGCGTATCAAACTTGCCGACCGTCTCTTTGGCACCGCTCAAGGCGGGCGCGGCGGAGTCAATTTCCGCTATCCCGCGATGGCCCTCTTGGCATCGGACCCGACGCCCGAAGGGGCAACCAAAAAGTTGCAGTCCATCTTTGATGTGGAACTCTCGGCTGCCAAACAAACCGAGCTTATCGAATCCGCTCGCAAGGCCTGCAATGGGCGCATCACCGCTCAAAACGCCAACCAAACCGCCGCTGCCGTCACGAGGCTGATCTTTGCATCCCCAGAATTCCAAATGATGTGA
- a CDS encoding transcriptional repressor, producing the protein MAKPTTAVPELQKCNVATQGEAKKFEERALEVLKEEGFRITMPRVQVIRALAESNRALSAYAIHERIVSKGGRIDVVSVYRILSTLQAVCLVHHIGVVDGYYPCRADAEHIHDTEHLVCEQCGCVAELPIAQSSAKAVESQAAQAGFRPSEMKIEVLGTCAHCLGK; encoded by the coding sequence ATGGCGAAGCCAACCACGGCCGTCCCGGAACTGCAAAAATGCAACGTTGCGACCCAGGGCGAGGCCAAGAAATTTGAGGAAAGAGCGCTGGAAGTCCTGAAAGAGGAGGGCTTTCGCATCACGATGCCGCGCGTTCAGGTGATCCGTGCTCTTGCCGAAAGCAACCGGGCTTTGAGCGCTTACGCCATCCACGAGCGGATCGTGAGCAAGGGTGGGCGCATCGACGTTGTCAGCGTTTATCGAATTCTGTCGACACTTCAGGCGGTTTGTCTGGTCCACCACATCGGTGTCGTCGATGGATACTATCCTTGCCGGGCCGATGCGGAGCATATTCACGACACCGAGCATTTGGTTTGTGAGCAGTGCGGCTGCGTGGCCGAGCTTCCCATCGCGCAGAGTTCCGCAAAAGCGGTGGAGAGTCAAGCGGCGCAGGCGGGCTTTCGTCCGTCGGAGATGAAGATTGAGGTGCTTGGCACCTGTGCGCATTGTTTGGGGAAGTAG
- a CDS encoding redoxin family protein has product MIQSVFGRLAGVGLSLLMLASASSLAQAQEKAKLQVGQPAPAVKIAKWIKGSKVEMFDKNKVYVVEFWATWCGPCKETIPHLTELAKKFKDKVSFIGVDSFEVDPDEPVVKGENGEPEHFAMVEKFVKDMGAKMDYNVGIDTTDGFMAKNWMDAANQGGIPTAFIVDQAGKLAWIGHPLDDMDKVLEKILAKKWNALAEAKKKADAEEAASKDAAKFMKASELMESGEYKAAVEILDDLYATGPKEARQLIIPMIVDSMVHYDEPGTYARVQKWLDKGELTSASTLNEIAWNMMTEARFKKPNVDLVLKLAEKAVKATDSKDGMIMDTLALAHYKKGNFDKAVDYQTKAVALVKAMVAEMPSVPQQLQDTINEMEARLASFIKAKGG; this is encoded by the coding sequence ATGATCCAATCTGTTTTTGGCCGTCTCGCCGGAGTTGGTCTTTCACTATTGATGCTTGCTTCAGCCTCTTCCCTTGCCCAAGCGCAAGAGAAGGCGAAGCTCCAAGTCGGCCAACCCGCCCCTGCAGTCAAGATCGCCAAGTGGATCAAAGGAAGCAAGGTCGAGATGTTCGATAAGAACAAGGTCTATGTCGTCGAGTTTTGGGCGACGTGGTGCGGCCCCTGCAAAGAAACCATCCCTCATCTAACGGAGCTTGCCAAGAAGTTCAAAGATAAAGTTTCTTTCATCGGCGTGGACTCCTTCGAAGTCGATCCCGATGAACCCGTAGTCAAGGGCGAAAACGGCGAACCCGAGCATTTTGCGATGGTCGAAAAGTTTGTCAAGGACATGGGCGCGAAAATGGATTACAACGTCGGCATCGACACCACCGACGGCTTCATGGCGAAAAACTGGATGGACGCTGCGAATCAAGGTGGAATCCCCACCGCCTTCATTGTCGACCAAGCCGGAAAGCTCGCTTGGATCGGACATCCACTGGACGATATGGATAAGGTCCTCGAAAAAATCCTCGCGAAGAAGTGGAACGCACTCGCCGAAGCAAAGAAGAAAGCCGACGCAGAGGAGGCAGCCAGCAAGGACGCCGCCAAATTCATGAAAGCCTCAGAGCTGATGGAGTCAGGCGAATACAAGGCCGCCGTCGAAATCCTGGATGACCTCTATGCAACCGGCCCGAAAGAGGCTCGACAGCTTATCATCCCCATGATCGTCGACAGCATGGTTCACTACGACGAGCCCGGCACATACGCAAGAGTGCAAAAGTGGCTCGACAAGGGTGAGCTAACGAGCGCATCCACACTGAACGAGATCGCCTGGAACATGATGACGGAAGCCCGTTTCAAGAAGCCTAACGTCGATCTCGTCCTGAAGCTTGCCGAAAAAGCCGTCAAAGCCACCGACTCGAAAGACGGCATGATCATGGACACGCTCGCACTTGCCCACTACAAAAAGGGCAACTTCGATAAGGCTGTGGACTATCAGACGAAAGCCGTCGCCCTCGTAAAGGCAATGGTCGCAGAAATGCCTTCCGTCCCGCAGCAGCTTCAAGATACGATCAACGAAATGGAAGCCCGCCTCGCAAGCTTCATCAAAGCGAAGGGCGGTTAG
- a CDS encoding phosphotransferase, whose product MITVEEARTIAEQFAIEGPIDIVDFEGKGNINLDTMLITAGPDKQHYLLQKVNAEVFPMPDRVMAGMLASISQQVDAIDKGRVPSASAWKPVTLVRTRDHDHYISLTPAKTWRMMQFIEGTVSYKSLSEVPDHKRLTIAREVGRGLAIYTDLTAEVDASEIPVSLPGYRDTKIYFKQLHSALKGHRSLDDTEPILPPDPEVRAATERHFHCVLSEDDRLARRHDPELLPFIETALKYESLATSLQDLRESGAIRQTAIHGDTKIENFLFDQSTHEVVSLVDLDTVMPLTWLADWGDMVRSLCNVAGEKETDLSRIQVDREVYAAVRDGFLGAATTMPDNEIALMPRAVQAITLELGVRFLADYLRGDTYFRVAPTDPVDLNKTRAMVQIKLFEKLLEFEAETLAKPIANSHR is encoded by the coding sequence ATGATCACTGTCGAAGAAGCCAGAACCATCGCCGAGCAATTCGCCATCGAAGGTCCGATAGACATTGTCGATTTCGAGGGGAAGGGCAACATCAACCTCGATACCATGCTGATCACGGCCGGACCGGATAAGCAGCACTATCTCCTCCAAAAGGTCAACGCCGAGGTTTTCCCAATGCCCGACCGCGTCATGGCCGGCATGCTCGCTTCCATCAGTCAGCAAGTGGATGCGATCGACAAGGGCCGGGTCCCTTCCGCATCCGCCTGGAAGCCCGTCACCCTCGTCCGCACAAGGGATCACGACCATTACATCTCGCTTACGCCAGCAAAGACCTGGCGGATGATGCAGTTCATCGAAGGGACGGTTTCGTACAAGAGCCTCAGCGAAGTCCCCGATCACAAACGCCTAACCATCGCCCGCGAAGTCGGACGCGGCTTGGCGATCTATACCGATCTGACCGCCGAAGTGGACGCAAGCGAGATACCCGTGTCCCTTCCTGGTTACCGAGACACCAAGATCTATTTCAAGCAGCTCCATTCCGCGCTCAAAGGCCACCGCTCACTCGACGATACGGAACCCATATTGCCCCCCGACCCGGAAGTGCGAGCCGCTACCGAGCGACATTTCCATTGCGTCCTCTCCGAAGACGACCGGTTGGCAAGGCGTCATGATCCTGAATTGCTGCCGTTTATCGAGACCGCTCTCAAGTACGAGTCCTTGGCAACATCTCTGCAAGACCTTCGCGAGTCGGGTGCAATTCGCCAAACTGCCATCCACGGCGACACAAAGATTGAGAACTTCCTCTTCGACCAGTCCACGCACGAAGTCGTCTCTCTCGTCGATCTCGACACGGTGATGCCGCTAACGTGGCTTGCCGATTGGGGCGATATGGTTCGCTCGCTATGCAATGTCGCCGGAGAGAAAGAGACAGACCTGAGCAGAATTCAGGTTGACCGAGAAGTCTACGCCGCCGTGCGCGATGGCTTTCTCGGAGCCGCAACCACGATGCCCGATAATGAGATCGCCCTCATGCCACGGGCTGTGCAAGCGATAACGCTTGAGCTTGGTGTGCGCTTTTTGGCGGACTATCTTCGCGGAGACACCTATTTCCGCGTGGCTCCCACGGATCCCGTCGACCTCAACAAAACCCGAGCCATGGTTCAAATCAAGCTGTTTGAGAAGCTTTTGGAGTTTGAAGCCGAAACTCTTGCAAAGCCAATCGCAAACTCCCATCGCTAA
- a CDS encoding exo-alpha-sialidase, producing the protein MFFAALTLLMLQTPSLKLVDLSQDRSRQVVVDREDGQYLGHVSTLLLEDNKTILCVYPKGHGRGAILYKRSMDGGKTWSGRLPVPENWSTSLETPTIHRVIDPKTGKKRLIVWSGLYPARLAVSEDDGASWSPLKHVGDWGGIVVMGSVQRVSNGDYLAWFHDDGRFFKKDGKVTPTFTLYQTRSSDGGLTWSYPNEIWSGSDVHLCEPGVVMSPEGSQIALLLRENRRKKNSHIMISRDEGKTWGPPFEMNGALTGDRHTLRYTHDGRLVCVFRDMAEGPWKGDFVAWVGTYEDILKGRPGQYRVRLIDNQNSWDCGYPGLEILPDGTLVATTYGHWESGKEPYIVSVRFRLSEL; encoded by the coding sequence ATGTTCTTTGCCGCCCTCACTCTGCTCATGCTTCAAACTCCCTCGCTCAAACTCGTTGACCTTTCGCAAGACAGATCACGGCAAGTCGTTGTGGATCGTGAGGATGGTCAATATTTGGGGCACGTGAGCACGCTCCTTTTGGAGGATAACAAGACGATCCTTTGCGTGTATCCGAAGGGGCATGGACGCGGGGCAATTCTTTACAAGAGAAGCATGGATGGCGGGAAAACATGGTCGGGCCGCTTGCCCGTGCCCGAAAATTGGTCGACTAGCCTGGAGACGCCGACAATTCATCGCGTCATCGACCCCAAAACGGGAAAGAAGCGGCTCATCGTTTGGTCCGGTTTGTATCCGGCCCGTCTTGCCGTTTCGGAGGACGACGGCGCGAGTTGGAGCCCGCTCAAGCACGTGGGCGATTGGGGCGGGATCGTGGTAATGGGGTCGGTACAACGCGTGTCCAATGGCGACTATCTGGCCTGGTTCCATGATGATGGGCGGTTCTTTAAGAAAGACGGGAAGGTCACTCCTACTTTCACGCTCTACCAAACACGATCGAGCGACGGTGGACTCACATGGTCTTATCCGAATGAGATCTGGTCGGGCTCGGACGTTCATCTTTGTGAGCCTGGCGTCGTCATGTCTCCTGAGGGCTCACAGATTGCTCTACTGCTGCGTGAGAATCGGCGCAAGAAGAACAGCCACATCATGATCAGTCGCGACGAGGGCAAGACTTGGGGGCCTCCGTTTGAGATGAACGGCGCTCTTACTGGTGATCGCCATACGCTGCGCTATACCCACGATGGACGGCTTGTGTGTGTTTTTCGCGATATGGCGGAAGGGCCTTGGAAGGGCGACTTTGTGGCTTGGGTGGGGACCTATGAGGACATCCTCAAGGGCCGACCCGGGCAGTATCGGGTGCGGTTGATCGACAATCAGAATTCGTGGGATTGTGGCTATCCTGGGTTGGAGATATTGCCGGACGGAACGCTCGTGGCGACCACTTACGGGCATTGGGAGAGCGGAAAGGAACCGTACATCGTGAGCGTGCGCTTTCGATTGAGTGAACTGTAG
- a CDS encoding methyl-accepting chemotaxis protein: MKNFGIRAKLYLGFGIIVVTGFLTFVGIMSATHSTVSHVRTQTEFGTGARAASRKASYFFEVMTSQTYEFMLTGHKEAKQNKLDADEQAGASLDEVRDNLTKLEGGRELVAKLDLVQDIDENETNPIENKTIELIEAGKVKEAQKYYDTVGLESRLKRQAAIQDLLESASLFVKQLEKQSEARLSRLNTIGILIELLLLLAAGTIAFFTVRSVTKPVMEMRRVVEAVSNNDLTRVANVNSNDEIGVMARELNGSLDSLCTALNHAVAITGEVDQVSNEVSTAATESVERCAGVSKLVDQVGDDIREQDQAVQGMMDTTEQVVSASTQVAAAAETTALAASSGAASINNVTQSTKRMMEEISAVDTSTSEATVLAAEGGKSLTAAQTAMHGIQDSTKSLSQEVESLSQMSYQIGDIVQTIKGIAEQTNLLALNAAIEAARAGEHGRGFAVVAEEVRKLAESSATATNEIQTIISQTQERTKALAQVIEGADTAVRDGVESSVVAFETMNKVLDSIDKIAAQAKSAANETAAIMSNIDKIGEEMENIASVAQETSASAEELSASAEQIRDYATAVGHASQRTSKSTQGVSVDISQQFESAEQLHVSCGNLSESSAKLLEVVSRFKVDRQPQARAEEPSATDLGRDHLRVA; encoded by the coding sequence ATGAAGAATTTTGGCATTAGGGCAAAGCTTTATCTCGGCTTCGGAATCATCGTTGTTACCGGCTTCCTAACATTTGTTGGGATCATGTCCGCGACCCATAGCACCGTCAGCCATGTACGAACTCAAACGGAGTTCGGAACTGGCGCACGCGCTGCATCAAGAAAGGCTTCTTACTTCTTTGAAGTCATGACCTCTCAAACTTACGAGTTCATGCTTACCGGCCACAAGGAAGCAAAGCAAAACAAACTCGATGCCGACGAGCAAGCGGGTGCATCGTTAGATGAAGTACGAGACAACTTGACGAAGCTTGAGGGCGGCAGAGAGCTCGTCGCCAAGTTAGACCTCGTTCAAGACATCGACGAGAACGAGACGAACCCCATCGAAAACAAGACCATTGAACTGATCGAAGCGGGCAAGGTCAAAGAGGCTCAAAAATATTACGATACAGTCGGGCTCGAGTCCCGACTCAAAAGACAGGCTGCGATCCAAGATTTGCTCGAATCAGCCAGCCTCTTTGTCAAGCAGCTTGAAAAGCAATCTGAGGCCCGGCTTAGCCGACTAAACACCATCGGCATACTGATTGAACTGTTACTGCTGCTTGCCGCTGGCACGATCGCATTCTTTACCGTTCGGAGCGTCACCAAACCCGTTATGGAGATGCGACGAGTTGTTGAGGCTGTATCCAACAACGACTTAACACGAGTAGCGAACGTAAACTCAAACGACGAAATCGGGGTTATGGCCCGCGAACTGAACGGTAGCCTCGATTCTCTATGTACCGCACTGAACCATGCAGTAGCGATCACGGGCGAAGTCGATCAAGTCTCAAACGAAGTCTCTACCGCCGCTACGGAATCTGTGGAGCGATGCGCTGGAGTGTCCAAGCTGGTCGATCAAGTTGGCGACGACATTCGAGAGCAAGATCAGGCCGTGCAAGGAATGATGGATACGACCGAGCAGGTGGTCTCCGCAAGCACCCAAGTCGCCGCAGCCGCCGAAACAACTGCGCTCGCGGCATCCAGCGGTGCAGCAAGCATCAACAACGTCACGCAAAGCACCAAACGCATGATGGAGGAGATCAGCGCCGTTGACACCTCCACATCCGAAGCCACAGTTCTCGCCGCCGAAGGCGGCAAGTCGCTGACGGCAGCACAAACGGCAATGCACGGCATCCAAGACAGCACAAAGAGCCTTTCTCAAGAGGTCGAATCGCTTTCGCAAATGTCCTATCAGATCGGTGACATCGTACAAACGATCAAGGGCATCGCAGAGCAGACAAACCTACTGGCCCTCAATGCAGCCATCGAAGCAGCACGAGCCGGCGAGCATGGACGCGGATTCGCCGTCGTAGCCGAAGAAGTGCGCAAATTGGCGGAGAGCAGTGCGACCGCGACAAATGAGATTCAAACCATCATTTCACAAACTCAAGAAAGGACCAAAGCGCTCGCTCAGGTTATCGAGGGAGCCGATACCGCCGTTCGCGACGGTGTAGAGTCTTCGGTCGTTGCTTTCGAGACCATGAACAAGGTGCTAGATTCTATCGACAAAATTGCCGCCCAAGCCAAGTCGGCAGCAAACGAAACGGCTGCAATCATGTCCAACATCGACAAGATCGGAGAGGAGATGGAGAACATCGCATCCGTCGCCCAAGAAACAAGTGCTTCAGCCGAAGAGCTGTCGGCAAGCGCCGAGCAAATTCGCGACTACGCAACCGCCGTTGGACACGCCTCGCAGCGCACAAGCAAGAGCACACAGGGTGTCTCGGTCGATATCTCTCAGCAATTCGAATCGGCTGAGCAGTTGCACGTGTCGTGTGGAAATCTCTCAGAGTCTTCAGCAAAGCTGCTTGAAGTTGTGTCGCGGTTCAAGGTGGACCGTCAACCTCAAGCTCGTGCCGAAGAGCCATCGGCAACCGACCTTGGCCGCGATCACCTTCGGGTTGCCTAA
- a CDS encoding alpha-L-fucosidase — protein sequence MLSGLVMLATIAMTAQSDLKPIQPVPTPRQLAWQKLEYYAFIHFGPNTFTDQEWGHGTEKPDVFNPTALDCRQWVRTFKEAGMKQVIITAKHHDGFCLWPSAYSTHTVAQSKWKGGKGDVLMELRKACNEYGLKMGVYLSPWDRNHPKYGTPEYNQVFADMLKEVLTKYGPIYEVWFDGANGEGPNGKKQVYDWKLFNETVRRYAPDAVIFSDAGPDIRWVGNEAGYAPETCWSMIKAGKFQPGVADQKELGTGLRDGDQWTPAECDVSIRPGWFYHASQDGQVKTAAQLMDLYERSVGHNGSLLLNVPPDRRGLIHENDVRALMEFKKLRDETYGKNLAKGSKPIALAKPSDFTTVGNAAAVADTNPDTYWQPGTQKSGGFTIRLPKPTTFDRVCLQEKISLGQRVEGFTISAKVDGDWKELAKGTTIGAKRIVRVPATTSDEIAVEITKSRATPAISEVAVYATPNAKYAVQKETKDQKDKRMAWWRDARYGMFIHWGLYSIPAGEWNGRVYGGASEWLMNTAKIPVKDYQPLRPQFNPYKFDAKKWVQIAKDAGMKYIVITSKHHDGFAMFDSQYTDWDIMNTPFKRDPLKELAKACEEAGIVLCFYHSIMDWTHPDYAVRRPWDMRPETPTNMDRYTQFMKNQLKELLTNYGKIGILWFDGEWEPAAWTHERGVDLYHYVRSLQPNIIINNRVDVHRSGMAGMSASDEAMGDYGTPEQEIPANGMPGVDWESCMTMNGSWGFHKADHNWKSAKTLVQNLIDCASKGGNYLLNVGPTALGEIPEESVKRLADVGQWLQTNGESIYGTQAGPFPKPLSWGRVTAKPGKLYLHVFEKPGGEIELPGFSAKIKSVQVLNGFEPLKWRKDGDSVFVETPKTQGIPAGMPVVILMEIDGKATVVTIPIRPAADGTIALNAVDATVKGTSAAYEADKRAIGYWTNVKDTVEWEFEVKSRGEYDVTVELACEPGSEGATYEVQIAGQNLKSTVKATKGWSDFVSVNLGRVAIVVPGKIKVVVKPLSKPGLGVMNLRALKLVPKS from the coding sequence ATGCTCTCTGGCCTTGTCATGCTCGCCACAATCGCTATGACCGCACAATCCGATCTCAAGCCCATCCAGCCGGTGCCGACGCCCCGACAGTTGGCGTGGCAGAAGCTGGAGTATTACGCCTTCATCCACTTCGGCCCGAACACCTTCACCGACCAGGAGTGGGGGCATGGGACGGAAAAGCCGGACGTCTTCAACCCGACGGCGCTAGACTGTCGCCAGTGGGTGCGCACGTTCAAAGAAGCCGGGATGAAGCAGGTCATCATCACCGCCAAGCATCACGACGGCTTCTGCCTGTGGCCTTCCGCTTATTCCACACACACCGTCGCGCAAAGCAAGTGGAAGGGCGGAAAGGGCGACGTGCTGATGGAGCTTCGGAAGGCGTGCAACGAATACGGACTGAAGATGGGCGTCTATCTTTCGCCCTGGGATCGCAACCATCCCAAGTACGGCACGCCCGAATACAACCAGGTTTTTGCCGACATGCTCAAAGAGGTCCTCACCAAGTACGGGCCGATCTACGAAGTGTGGTTCGACGGGGCGAACGGCGAGGGCCCAAACGGGAAGAAGCAGGTTTACGACTGGAAGCTGTTCAACGAGACGGTGCGGAGGTATGCGCCGGACGCGGTGATCTTCAGCGATGCCGGGCCGGACATCCGCTGGGTGGGCAACGAGGCTGGCTATGCGCCGGAGACTTGCTGGTCGATGATCAAGGCGGGCAAGTTTCAGCCGGGGGTTGCCGACCAGAAGGAACTGGGGACGGGGCTGAGAGACGGCGATCAGTGGACGCCTGCGGAGTGCGACGTTTCGATCCGTCCGGGGTGGTTCTACCATGCCTCGCAGGATGGGCAGGTGAAGACCGCCGCACAGCTGATGGACCTTTATGAGCGGTCGGTGGGGCATAACGGATCGCTGCTGCTCAACGTCCCGCCGGACCGTCGCGGGCTGATCCATGAGAACGACGTTCGAGCGCTGATGGAGTTTAAGAAGCTGCGGGACGAAACCTACGGGAAGAATCTGGCGAAGGGGAGCAAGCCGATCGCGCTTGCCAAACCTAGCGACTTTACGACGGTCGGAAACGCGGCAGCAGTCGCCGATACAAACCCGGACACCTATTGGCAGCCAGGCACGCAGAAGAGCGGCGGCTTTACAATTCGTCTTCCCAAACCGACGACGTTTGACCGTGTCTGCCTCCAGGAGAAGATCAGCCTGGGGCAGCGGGTCGAGGGGTTTACGATCTCAGCGAAGGTGGATGGCGATTGGAAAGAGCTGGCTAAGGGCACAACGATCGGAGCAAAGAGGATCGTTCGCGTTCCTGCGACGACTTCCGATGAGATCGCCGTCGAGATTACGAAATCGAGGGCTACGCCTGCCATCTCTGAAGTTGCCGTCTATGCAACGCCCAACGCCAAGTACGCCGTGCAGAAGGAGACCAAAGATCAGAAGGACAAGCGGATGGCATGGTGGCGCGATGCCCGCTACGGCATGTTCATCCACTGGGGGCTTTACAGCATTCCAGCGGGAGAGTGGAACGGTCGGGTTTATGGCGGGGCGTCCGAGTGGCTGATGAATACGGCGAAGATTCCGGTCAAGGACTATCAGCCGCTCCGACCACAGTTCAACCCGTACAAGTTCGACGCGAAGAAGTGGGTGCAGATCGCCAAGGATGCGGGGATGAAGTACATCGTCATCACCAGCAAGCACCACGACGGCTTTGCGATGTTCGACTCTCAGTACACCGACTGGGACATCATGAACACGCCGTTCAAGCGCGACCCGCTGAAAGAGCTGGCGAAGGCTTGCGAGGAGGCGGGGATCGTGCTGTGCTTCTACCACAGCATCATGGACTGGACGCATCCCGACTATGCGGTGCGGCGGCCTTGGGATATGCGCCCGGAAACTCCCACGAACATGGACCGCTACACGCAGTTCATGAAGAATCAGCTCAAAGAGCTTCTGACCAACTACGGCAAGATCGGGATTCTGTGGTTCGACGGAGAGTGGGAGCCGGCGGCTTGGACGCACGAGCGCGGGGTGGACCTGTACCACTATGTGCGCAGCCTGCAGCCCAACATCATCATCAACAACCGGGTGGACGTTCACCGTTCGGGCATGGCGGGGATGAGCGCCAGCGACGAAGCGATGGGCGACTATGGCACGCCCGAGCAAGAGATTCCGGCGAACGGGATGCCGGGGGTCGATTGGGAGTCGTGCATGACAATGAACGGCTCGTGGGGATTCCACAAGGCCGATCACAACTGGAAGTCGGCAAAGACCCTCGTGCAGAACCTGATCGACTGCGCGTCCAAGGGCGGCAACTATCTGCTGAACGTCGGTCCGACGGCGCTTGGAGAGATTCCCGAGGAGTCGGTGAAGCGGCTGGCTGACGTCGGTCAGTGGCTCCAGACCAACGGAGAGTCGATCTATGGCACGCAGGCGGGGCCGTTCCCGAAGCCTTTGTCGTGGGGCAGGGTGACGGCAAAGCCGGGGAAGCTGTATCTGCACGTCTTTGAGAAGCCGGGCGGGGAGATCGAGCTGCCAGGCTTTTCGGCGAAGATCAAGAGCGTTCAAGTTCTGAACGGGTTCGAGCCTTTGAAGTGGCGCAAAGACGGAGACAGCGTGTTTGTGGAAACGCCAAAGACGCAGGGGATTCCCGCCGGTATGCCCGTCGTGATTCTGATGGAGATTGACGGCAAGGCGACGGTCGTCACCATTCCGATCCGTCCGGCTGCCGATGGCACGATCGCGCTCAACGCGGTGGATGCGACGGTCAAGGGGACTTCGGCGGCCTATGAGGCGGACAAGCGGGCTATCGGCTATTGGACCAACGTCAAGGACACCGTCGAATGGGAGTTTGAGGTGAAGAGCCGGGGCGAGTACGACGTCACGGTCGAGCTGGCCTGCGAGCCGGGGAGCGAAGGCGCGACCTATGAGGTGCAGATTGCTGGGCAGAACCTGAAGTCGACGGTGAAGGCGACCAAGGGCTGGTCAGACTTCGTAAGTGTCAACCTAGGGAGAGTAGCCATAGTGGTGCCCGGAAAGATCAAAGTAGTCGTGAAGCCTTTGAGCAAACCGGGCCTTGGCGTTATGAACTTACGAGCGCTCAAGCTTGTTCCAAAGTCATAG
- a CDS encoding VanZ family protein — MSTTIGIKALPNFSGKPGQKSCGLWPAVLWALVIFATSSTVVTTKQLVKTVASNTVVQVSSSGFDAFWREYWWVFVKGYHALEYMTLFLLLNKGLSSKADWTFERRWRLSLLLTIFYAATDEYHQTFVPGRGGLVSDVLIDTGGAVAAAFFVLWLERRKFRK; from the coding sequence ATGTCCACGACAATCGGCATCAAAGCCCTGCCGAATTTCAGCGGCAAGCCAGGTCAAAAGAGCTGCGGCCTGTGGCCGGCCGTGCTTTGGGCTCTTGTGATCTTCGCGACGTCATCTACCGTGGTCACAACGAAGCAGCTTGTCAAAACGGTCGCCAGTAACACGGTTGTCCAAGTGTCATCCAGCGGCTTTGACGCCTTTTGGCGCGAGTACTGGTGGGTGTTTGTGAAGGGCTATCACGCGCTTGAATACATGACGCTGTTTCTGCTGCTGAACAAGGGGCTCAGCTCGAAAGCGGATTGGACATTCGAGCGACGTTGGAGATTGAGCCTGTTGCTTACGATCTTCTACGCTGCTACTGATGAATACCACCAGACCTTCGTTCCCGGTCGCGGCGGGCTCGTCAGCGATGTTCTGATTGACACGGGTGGCGCAGTGGCCGCCGCATTCTTTGTGCTGTGGCTGGAGCGTCGAAAATTCAGGAAGTGA